The following are encoded in a window of Flavobacterium sp. WC2421 genomic DNA:
- a CDS encoding nitroreductase family protein yields the protein MPIKKIIEDYPYIAYSKPILEDKAILERAKSFYEFMDTRRSVRGFSNFPVAREVIETIIKTASTAPSGAHKQPWTFCVVENPEIKKQIRIAAEEEELQSYESRMSSEWLDDLKPLGTDWHKPFLETAPYIIIVFRRIYEFDDEGKKKNNYYVQESVGLACGFLLAAIHDAGLVSLTHTPSPMNFITKILNRPENEKPFLLIPVGYPAEECWVPDIKRKELEDICVFY from the coding sequence ATGCCTATTAAAAAAATCATAGAAGATTATCCTTATATTGCTTATAGCAAACCCATTTTAGAAGATAAAGCAATACTAGAACGCGCTAAATCTTTTTACGAATTCATGGATACAAGACGCTCAGTTAGAGGATTTTCAAATTTTCCTGTAGCTCGTGAAGTAATCGAAACCATAATCAAAACTGCTTCCACTGCTCCATCTGGTGCACACAAACAGCCTTGGACTTTTTGTGTAGTCGAAAATCCTGAAATTAAAAAACAAATACGCATCGCTGCCGAAGAGGAAGAACTTCAAAGTTATGAATCTCGAATGTCAAGCGAATGGCTTGACGATTTGAAACCTTTAGGAACCGATTGGCATAAACCCTTTTTAGAAACTGCTCCCTATATCATTATTGTTTTTAGACGCATTTATGAATTTGACGATGAAGGAAAAAAGAAAAATAATTATTACGTACAGGAAAGTGTAGGCTTAGCTTGCGGTTTTTTATTGGCCGCTATCCATGATGCTGGTTTAGTTTCTTTAACACACACACCAAGCCCCATGAATTTCATCACCAAAATCCTAAATCGCCCCGAAAACGAAAAACCTTTTTTATTAATTCCAGTGGGTTATCCTGCAGAGGAATGTTGGGTTCCAGATATAAAAAGAAAAGAATTGGAAGATATTTGTGTTTTTTATTAA
- a CDS encoding dienelactone hydrolase family protein has protein sequence MKKLEINIPLTSVTLKGDLVIPENAIGIVVFSHGSGSSRLSPRNRMVAELLQKQNIGTLLFDLLTLEEDEVYRNRFNIDLLAGRLIETTEWLMTYSYVKNMPIGYFGASTGAASALRAAAYFGNLIQSVVSRGGRPDLALGVLHQVTAPTLLIVGGMDVPVIEMNKIAFDELEAIKEMKIVPGASHLFAEPEKLIEVANLAAVWYKKHLVKNKELAT, from the coding sequence ATGAAGAAATTAGAAATAAATATCCCTTTGACTTCAGTGACACTGAAAGGGGATTTAGTCATTCCTGAAAATGCAATTGGAATTGTTGTCTTTTCTCATGGAAGCGGTAGTAGCCGATTGAGTCCTAGAAACAGAATGGTTGCGGAACTACTACAAAAGCAAAATATAGGAACTTTATTATTTGATTTACTTACCTTAGAAGAAGACGAAGTGTATCGAAATAGGTTCAATATTGATTTACTGGCGGGTCGCTTGATTGAAACCACAGAATGGCTTATGACCTATTCTTATGTAAAAAACATGCCTATCGGTTATTTTGGTGCCAGTACAGGAGCTGCATCTGCATTACGAGCGGCCGCTTATTTTGGAAATCTAATACAATCTGTAGTATCTCGAGGTGGCCGACCAGATTTAGCTTTGGGAGTACTACATCAAGTAACAGCACCCACCTTATTAATTGTAGGCGGTATGGATGTGCCTGTAATTGAAATGAATAAAATTGCTTTTGATGAATTGGAAGCTATAAAAGAAATGAAAATAGTTCCTGGTGCCAGTCATCTTTTTGCAGAACCCGAAAAACTAATAGAAGTAGCCAATTTAGCTGCCGTTTGGTACAAAAAACATTTAGTCAAAAATAAAGAACTAGCAACATAA
- a CDS encoding phosphoribosyltransferase, which yields MFKDRLEAALMLKDKLKKYSHSNAIVLAVPRGGVPIGYAIAKKLQLPLDIILSKKIGHPNNKEFAIGAIALDSVIIDDQISVSDSYIHNETIRLRQLLAEKYKLYRGNNKPLDINRKNVILVDDGIATGNTLLASIAMLRKKKPSKIIVAVPVLPYDTIPIFEQYADELVYILAPHNFRAVGEFYQEFNPVKDEEVIQMLQVTAPNQ from the coding sequence ATGTTTAAAGATCGATTAGAAGCTGCATTAATGCTAAAAGATAAATTAAAAAAATACAGTCATAGCAATGCTATTGTTTTGGCTGTACCAAGGGGTGGTGTGCCTATAGGTTATGCAATTGCTAAAAAACTACAACTTCCTTTAGACATCATACTTTCAAAAAAGATAGGGCATCCTAACAACAAGGAATTTGCTATAGGCGCGATAGCATTAGACTCTGTGATTATAGATGATCAAATAAGTGTTTCTGACAGTTATATTCATAATGAAACTATACGATTACGCCAATTACTAGCGGAAAAATACAAGCTATATAGAGGCAATAACAAACCCCTTGATATTAACAGAAAAAATGTAATTCTAGTTGATGATGGAATTGCTACAGGAAATACACTCCTAGCCAGTATTGCCATGTTGCGAAAAAAGAAGCCTTCTAAAATAATTGTTGCTGTTCCCGTTTTACCTTATGATACAATACCCATTTTTGAACAATATGCTGATGAATTAGTTTACATACTAGCCCCTCACAACTTTAGAGCTGTAGGTGAATTTTATCAAGAATTTAATCCAGTCAAAGACGAAGAAGTAATACAAATGCTACAGGTTACCGCCCCAAATCAATAA